The Neoasaia chiangmaiensis sequence GATTCTCGTCACATTGTCGCAGCAGTTTTCCCTGCGACAATGATGGAGGGCATGATGAAACATATCGTCTACGGTGTCGTCGGAATTGGCTGGCTCCTGATGATGTCGGTCTGACCCGCATTCAGCAGCCCGTCAGAACGTCACCACTTCCAACGGTGACCACGGACAGCCACGACGAACTTCAGCGCGATGCAGCGCTTCCAGCGTTCCCTTGCCGAGCGCCAGTGTGGCGCGATCATTCGGCGAGATCAGCGCGGAGAAACCGGCCTTCGGCGTTGGTGTCAGTCCGCTTGCGACGACTCCGCGCCGAGCGGTCGTCACTGACTGATTGAAACGAATGCCTTCGGCCAGATCCGTCTGTGCCAGCGCCTGGCACGAGAGCCCCGCATAACGGCTGTCGGCGACGTAGGTCGGCGCGATCTCCTCCGGAACGTATGTCGCCATCTTCTCCGACATGGAGCCGCATGCTGTCAGAAGCAGGAATGCTCCCCAATAAAAACACCGACGCACGCTGTCATCTCCCCCAATTCAGATGCCGTATTGCGCCATGAACCCAACGGGGTCAATCGCCGGGTTCATGCAACCATGCCCCGTTGAGCAACGGCGATGAAGCAGCGACCATCATCTGTAAACACAATCATCAAAGATTAAGAGATCCGCAGGCTTACACAGAGCACGGTGCTCACAAACGTTGCGTTGGAGGTCGTTTCGATCCAACACGTTGAAAAGCCCGACCGGATCGAGAGGGCGCGAACCTTGGCGCTTTGCCGCCTGCACGCGTAGGGCGCTTTCCCTTTTCAACATGTCTGCGCCAGGACCCTATATCCTTCATAGAAAGATGGCGTCTCGAGGTCGCCATGTTCGAGTGGTTAAGGCAAGCGGCGATTTTCCACGGTGAGAAGCCTTAATCCGGCCACCCCGGCAACGCGTGTTTAGTTCGCGCAATAATTAGGTCGATTACCTATAAAAAAACCGCCACCCGTTTAGATCGGGCGGCGGTCATGCCTGGTTCAATTGTCTTTAAACGATGAGCGCCGCACCATCACGTCCGCCTCTGGAAAACGTTTCGCCGCTGCACTGCCAGTAAGCGAGGCGTTCACCTTTTTTATCCATAATGCAAAACTACGTTGCGTGCATCGATATGGCGCCGAGTTTATCGGCTGCTTCTCCTTGGCATAACAGACAGCGCTCAAAGATGTTTTGACGATCTTTCTCGCTTCAATTTTCGTTATATCCGGTAGCCATACCTGCCCCGGCTGCAAATCTATTCGGCTCCGCATCACATCAAAACCATTTATTGTTTTTATTATAGATCTACATAGTATTTTATACCTTTTGAGCCGTTTATTACAAGACATACGCAAGTAAGCGCGGCCCAAATTGCAGTCCAGATACTACACGGCAATCGAAAATTCTGTTGCAACAGAGTCTATCAGGTAAGGACCGGCTGCCAGAACTTCGATGGCCAACATGCCAATATCGTCGGACAGTCTGGACGGCAGTTGAATGCGCGCGTGCCCGGTCGTCCACCGGCAGCGGTCGCTCTCAAGGCCATGCCATCCAGACAGTATGGGGTCACGAAGATGGCTGGCTATCTTGTAAGATGCCCCCGAATCAAACAGCGTCACGTTTCCAACGAGGACCCCAAGCTCCCGGCGGTCATCGACAAACGGCCCGACGGCATCAGATGGCTTCGCTGTGCGTGACACAAGCTGAACATGCTCGATCCCGGATGGCAGCGAGAACAAAGCAACGCCGTCGCGAAAGCGTTGTGGAAGCACAACTTGCCCGCATGGTGTGACAAGGTGCAGAGCGGCATTGTTCGTCACTTCAGCGGTAGGTAGCGACGGCAACCCAGCGCTGCGTGCACGATCTTCAAATGCCCGATATAATGGCTCGACCGTTTCACGATCAACGACAAGGGGCCCTGCGGCATCTGTCTCCCAAGATTGACGGCGCGAGAACAGCCGCACAACGTTTCCACCGGCATCATCAAAGTCACTGCCTGTATCCAGATACGTTTCCGTAGGCGTATTCTGCGCAACAATGATCGAATGACGCTCTGTCTTTACATGATGGCATGTATATTGTGTGACAGTTGTATCGTAAAAAATACTGGATCCATTGACGAACATCCGCACAGGCGTGAATCCGCCATTGATATACAGACAGTGTTCCGGCGTGATGTGCAAATCCCGATCAGGCACATTCGGCCCTAACGCGTTTTTCAGAACACACACTGGATAACCGGCCTCGGCAACCGGCAACCATGGGCGAACAGTGATGTGACGCTGACCGACCCAGATAACGGCGCGAGGCAATTTCTGACCATCTGCACCAATGGCCATGACCTGATCGCCGGCTTCGATCTTTTCGACCGCCTTCTGGCCTTTGACAGTCTCGATCAGTGTCCCGACGAGAAAGCACTTGCCAATATATAGGTTACCATTGCTGTTGCTGAAGGATAGAGGCCCCGTACCGGTAGTATAGTCTCCAGCAGCCAGTTGCGCTACCGGCGTGACATCCACAGTCGCAACTTCATTGCCATTGGCGTCATATGCGGTAATCGTTTGAACGCTCGAAAACAACCCGGGACTTGATATATTGTAATGCGCAATTGAAGATGATGTATTCTGAAATTCTATTTCATCTTTTGCCGGATCATAATTATTAATTGTCAAAGAACTGAGGTCAATCAGGTTGCCGCCTGCATTGGCAACGAATGTTCCACCCCCGACGCCAAAGTTGATGGTTGTGGCATCAAGTAGTCCGATCAAACCGCTACTGGCGCTGAAAGTGCCCCCGTCCGACAAATTGACGGTCAAACTACTGGCAGCGTTGATTGCACTACCACCTGCTGCCGCATTGGCCGTTCCACCGGCGACATTCAAAGTAAGTGCCGTCGCTGCTGATAAAAGTCCGCTATTGATGGAAACCGTCCCACCAACATAGACAGTTGGAGCACTCAGAAGCCCGACAGCACTGGAGATACTTGCCGTTGTGCCTGGCGGCACAATATAAGTCTCAAAATTCAATGCCCCCAGGCTGAAAGAGCCTCCATTACTTATGACGCTCGATGTATCGATATTATTTACGGAAGTATTAGACCCGTCGGTATTTTTTATGTTTAGGTCATAATAATCGGATGAAAGAAAGCCGGAAGGATAATAGGTAAAACTATAAATTGCGCCACTTGGAGTCGTGGATACAAAGCTTTCGCCGCTCATTTGATATCCAATCTCTAACAAGATTAATTTCTTCTTGATTAGGATTAATTTCATCTTTTGAATCAACGAATATTTTCATACGAACTATATTTTTAATCATTATTATGAACCGGAAAATTTATACGTGCCTGTTTTATAATGATTTATTTTTCTAAATTAATCAGATATTCACTATTTTTTATTTGGAGTTAACTATGTAATAACGTTTTTTAACGATACAAACCGATTCGAATTTTCTGATTCCAAACTTATAGCGGAGAAATAGTTCGAGATTTCGTGAGGTATGCCTATCAAGGAAAAGATGAAAACGCGGATCAAATCAATTTCGATTCGTTCAAGACGCCCAAAGAGTTTTCGGATGGCTTTGAGTACATTCCAGCAGAACACTCCGACTGCGGTCGGCCAACGTGCTAAAACGCACCGTTGCTTCGGTATCGAGTGTCTCGCAATGGGCCTAGCGCGGTTAACGCGACCGGCCACAGCGGTGCCATTGTATCAAGGTGGGAGCGATGAGACATTTCGTCCAAATGCCAGACCAATTCCGAGGTTTATCTTTAGGCTATCGATCAGCCCCTCAAGAATCGTCCCGTTGTCGAACGGCCGAGAGTCCCACCCATTGAGACTATCGGGTTTATGCAAGCGTACCGAAGCCCACGGCATGAAACGTCTATCCGGGCGGGGCGGTGACGTCTTTGACGACACCTCATATCTCCGGGCTAAACCCATTCAGCCACCACGCCGAAGCAGCCCATCACTGAGATGCGCTCCGGATGACGAGCACGCGTTAAATCGTGCGATCAGGTAGCAGATTGCAGTGGAATTCCCATCAAGGGCTTGAACGGCCTGTGCTCAATTGAACAGCCGTACCATTTTATCACTTAACGATAAGTGATTGAAAAGTCTGGTCGGAGTGAGAGGATTCGAACCTCCGGCCCCTGCGTCCCGAACACAGTGCTCTACCAGGCTGAGCTACACTCCGAACCGACGGATGGGGCTATAGCCGCCCCGGGCAGGGTCCGCAAGAGCCTGAGACGATTAAAATCGTGCCGTCTCGATATTAGGCTCCGACGGCGGCAGATGCTTCAGGCGCGACAGGGCGGTCGGCACATCCGGCACCACGTCATAAAGCTCCCGCGCGCTGGGACTGGCGAAACCCTGCTCGATGGCCGCATCCAGCGCGCCGACGACATGCCGCGCCCAGCCACCCACATCGACGATCAGGATCGGCTTGTCATGCAGTGAGAGCTGCCGCCACGTCAGGATCTCCATCAACTCGTCGAACGTGCCCAGCCCCCCCGGGAGGATCAGGAACGCCTCCGCCCGCGCGAACATCAGTGCTTTACGCTCGTGCATCGATGTCGTGACGACCAGATCCGTGACGCCATGATGCATGACCTCCCGCGTATGTAGAAAATCGGGAATGACCCCGCTTACCGCACCGCCGGCCGCCAGTGCCGCGCCCGCGACTTCGCCCATCAGCCCCACGGCGCCGCCGCCATAGATCAGGCGAATGCCCGCACGCGCCAGCCCGGCACCCATGTCACGCGCGGCCTGCGCATAGAACGGTGCGTTACCGTGGCGCGAACCGCAGAAAACGGCGGCAGCGGCGATGGTCATCGGCTCTTTCTCCTCACAGGAACGGTGCTTCAGCCTGCCCGCCGCATCGACGGGTACGTCGGGCAGGAAAGACTACCCCCGCTTGCGCGCGGACAATCGCAGCATCGCGCTTAGTCCGGCACCGATCAATGTCACGGCAGCGGAAAAAAGGAATAAAGCGGCATAGCCGGAGAAATGAATGATCATGCCAAGCAGCGGGCCGGAAATGCCGATCGCCAAGTCGAGGAAAACGGAAAAGGCGCCAAGCGCCGCACCGCGATTCTCCGGTCCCGCACGATCGACGGCCAGGACTCCCAGCGCGGGGAAGACAAGGGAGAAACCCGCGCCCACCACGGCAGCGCCCATCGTCGCCGCTTCCGGCGTGGGAAACAGGGCGAGGATCAGCAGCCCGAGACTTTCGACAATCAACGAAACGATCGCGACAGAAGCGCCACCCATGCGACCGATCTGCCGGGAGAAGACGAACCGCACCACGACGAAAACGATGCCGAACACGAACAGCGCCTGTGCCGCACCGTCCCAGCGATAGGCGGCGAAATACAAGGCCAGACAGGACGAGATCGCCCCGAAACCGACGGAGCCACAGGCCAGCGCGCT is a genomic window containing:
- a CDS encoding Hint domain-containing protein, giving the protein MIQKMKLILIKKKLILLEIGYQMSGESFVSTTPSGAIYSFTYYPSGFLSSDYYDLNIKNTDGSNTSVNNIDTSSVISNGGSFSLGALNFETYIVPPGTTASISSAVGLLSAPTVYVGGTVSINSGLLSAATALTLNVAGGTANAAAGGSAINAASSLTVNLSDGGTFSASSGLIGLLDATTINFGVGGGTFVANAGGNLIDLSSLTINNYDPAKDEIEFQNTSSSIAHYNISSPGLFSSVQTITAYDANGNEVATVDVTPVAQLAAGDYTTGTGPLSFSNSNGNLYIGKCFLVGTLIETVKGQKAVEKIEAGDQVMAIGADGQKLPRAVIWVGQRHITVRPWLPVAEAGYPVCVLKNALGPNVPDRDLHITPEHCLYINGGFTPVRMFVNGSSIFYDTTVTQYTCHHVKTERHSIIVAQNTPTETYLDTGSDFDDAGGNVVRLFSRRQSWETDAAGPLVVDRETVEPLYRAFEDRARSAGLPSLPTAEVTNNAALHLVTPCGQVVLPQRFRDGVALFSLPSGIEHVQLVSRTAKPSDAVGPFVDDRRELGVLVGNVTLFDSGASYKIASHLRDPILSGWHGLESDRCRWTTGHARIQLPSRLSDDIGMLAIEVLAAGPYLIDSVATEFSIAV
- a CDS encoding LOG family protein; this translates as MTIAAAAVFCGSRHGNAPFYAQAARDMGAGLARAGIRLIYGGGAVGLMGEVAGAALAAGGAVSGVIPDFLHTREVMHHGVTDLVVTTSMHERKALMFARAEAFLILPGGLGTFDELMEILTWRQLSLHDKPILIVDVGGWARHVVGALDAAIEQGFASPSARELYDVVPDVPTALSRLKHLPPSEPNIETARF